The Populus trichocarpa isolate Nisqually-1 chromosome 11, P.trichocarpa_v4.1, whole genome shotgun sequence genome has a segment encoding these proteins:
- the LOC18103422 gene encoding formin-like protein 5 → MLTRMNQQLVVHMKSSCFSFLVILLCATVVVSLDYRGRTEEVFLRQLVNPATGDVDKDTAELLCIICKVDLIRLKEAGGNPNFFLPEETFSGADELSSKGWSVAKENSQRLIKVLHPQLKETLLDCIRKNSFLFHVSGDEGGADIYHSTSLNSLFHRHAGARRNLLQSIAEAPAPAPAVGSLIPSPAPAPDLALSPVSTPNPAPSPQELFFPRLSPPPLSLSENSSGGLTSGPSVEPDNGKNNNKTVLIAVLVTAAVTFVLAALFFLFCTAVCRRGSGAGRNDERPLLSISLSDYSVGSTHKTFGLGNSIKEEKLGHQSFGNISNHEKRGSSFESNFYNSDAQNVSLDERLSLGVVSGAAKFSTDNKMNILVPPPPGRTGSNPFLKPPPGRAEPLPHEPPANLRPPPSRAGPTPSPPPPPPPPAPPAPAKSSSSVPLPPRGSPPPPPIAPGVKPGPRPPPPPTGGSAPRPPPPMPPGPKAPRPPLGSKRPSNSASSEGAGLGDDADADAPKTKLKPFFWDKVLANPDHSMVWHQIKSGSFQFNEEMIETLFGYAPDKNKNEHKKESSSQDPSPQYIQILDPKKAQNLSILLRALNVTIEEVCDALREGNELPVELLQNLLRMAPTADEELKLRLYSGELSQLGPAERFLKALVDIPFAFKRLEALLFMCILQEEVATTKESFETLEVACKELRNSRLFLKLLEAVLKTGNRMNDGTFRGGAQAFKLDTLLKLSDVKGIDGKTTLLHFVVQEIIRSEGVRAARAGRESRSISSVSVKTDDLLEDISPDTEDNYSSLGLQVVSQLSSELENVKRAAVVDADSLTGSVAKLGQSVVVTRNFLNKDMKNLEENSGFHETLKSFVQNAEVDIMSLLEEEKRIVALVKSTGDYFYGNAGKDEGLRLFIVVRDFLIILDKVCKEVGEAQKRSAKTRKKEASTSSTASSPSHKHQQPSPDIRQRLFPAIAERRMGDSSSSSDDEG, encoded by the exons ATGCTTACAAGGATGAATCAACAACTAGTGGTTCATATGAAGTCAAGTTGTTTCAGTTTCTTGGTGATTCTGCTATGTGCAACGGTGGTGGTGAGCTTGGATTACAGAGGAAGGACAGAGGAAGTGTTTTTGAGGCAATTAGTTAATCCAGCAACTGGAGATGTTGATAAGGACACG GCAGAGCTACTATGCATCATTTGCAAAGTAGATTTGATTCGTCTGAAGGAAGCTGGTGGAAATCCTAACTTCTTTTTACCAGAGGAAACATTTAGTGGGGCCGATGAACTTAGCTCAAAGGGCTGGTCAGTGGCAAAAGAAAACAGTCAGAGATTGATTAAAGTCCTGCATCCCCAGTTAAAGGAAACTCTTTTAGATTGTATAAGAAAGAACAGTTTTCTGTTCCATGTTTCTGGAGATGAAGGTGGCGCAGATATTTATCACTCAACTTCTCTAAATTCATTATTTCATAGGCATGCTGGTGCAAGAAGGAATTTGCTTCAGAGCATTGCAGAGGCTCCAGCCCCAGCGCCTGCTGTTGGATCCCTGATTCCTAGCCCTGCACCAGCTCCAGATCTGGCTCTTTCTCCGGTTTCCACTCCAAACCCTGCCCCTTCACCGCAGGAGCTATTTTTTCCTCGACTATCACCGCCTCCTCTCAGTCTCAGCGAAAACTCTTCTGGAGGTCTAACTTCTGGTCCAAGTGTTGAGCCAGATaatggaaaaaataacaataaaacagtTCTCATTGCAGTACTTGTGACTGCTGCAGTGACATTTGTTCTTGCAGCATTGTTCTTCTTGTTCTGTACTGCGGTTTGTAGGAGAGGATCTGGTGCGGGACGAAATGATGAAAGGCCCCTTCTTAGCATAAGCTTAAGTGACTATTCTGTTG GTTCCACACATAAAACTTTTGGTTTAGGAAATTCTATCAAAGAAGAAAAGCTCGGTCATCAATCTTTTGGTAATATATCAAACCATGAGAAAAGGGGATCATCTTTCGAGAGCAATTTTTATAACTCTGATGCTCAGAATGTATCGTTAGATGAAAGGCTGTCGTTAGGAGTTGTTAGTGGTGCTGCCAAATTCTCTACTGACAACAAGATGAACATACTTGTACCACCTCCACCAGGAAGGACAGGCAGCAACCCTTTTCTGAAGCCTCCCCCTGGAAGGGCAGAACCGCTTCCCCATGAACCCCCTGCTAATCTCAGGCCTCCTCCCAGTAGGGCTGGTCCTACTCCttcccctccccctccccctccccctcctgCACCACCTGCCCCTGCAAAATCATCCAGTAGTGTGCCCCTTCCTCCCCGTGGTtcacctcctccaccacctaTTGCTCCGGGAGTGAAACCTGGTCCACGCCCTCCACCACCTCCAACTGGAGGTTCCGCTCCtcgaccaccaccaccaatgCCCCCAGGTCCAAAGGCTCCTCGACCCCCTCTTGGATCAAAGCGTCCTTCCAATAGTGCATCTAGTGAAGGAGCTGGTTTGGGGGATGATGCTGATGCTGATGCTCCTAAAACCAAACTAAAGCCATTTTTCTGGGATAAAGTTCTAGCCAACCCTGATCATTCAATGGTTTGGCATCAGATTAAATCAGGATCATTCCA GTTCAATGAGGAAATGATAGAAACCCTATTTGGATATGCacctgataaaaacaaaaatgaacacAAGAAAGAGTCTTCTTCTCAAGATCCTTCACCCCAGTATATTCAAATACTTGATCCGAAAAAGGCACAAAATTTGTCTATTCTTTTGCGGGCACTGAATGTGACAATAGAGGAAGTCTGTGACGCACTTCGTGAAG GAAATGAGCTTCCTGTAGAGCTTCTTCAAAATTTGTTGAGGATGGCACCCACAGCAGATGAAGAACTGAAGCTTAGGCTCTACAGTGGTGAACTTTCTCAACTTGGGCCTGCTGAGaggttcctaaaagcattggtTGACATACCATTTGCTTTTAAACGACTGGAAGCCCTGCTTTTCATGTGCATTCTACAGGAAGAGGTTGCTACCACTAAAGAGTCTTTTGAAACCTTAGAG GTTGCTTGCAAGGAACTCAGAAATAGTCGGTTGTTCCTCAAGCTTCTAGAAGCTGTTCTTAAAACAGGCAACCGAATGAATGATGGTACATTTCGTGGCGGTGCACAAGCATTCAAGCTTGACACACTTTTGAAATTATCTGATGTAAAGGGAATAGATGGGAAGACTACTCTCTTACACTTTGTTGTTCAGGAGATAATTCGCTCAGAAGGTGTGAGAGCTGCTCGTGCTGGACGAGAGAGCCGGAGCATCTCCAGTGTCAGTGTAAAAACAGACGATCTCCTTGAGGACATTTCCCCTGATACAGAAGATAACTATAGCAGTCTTGGTCTTCAGGTTGTTTCTCAATTGAGCAGTGAACTAGAAAATGTCAAAAGAGCAGCGGTTGTGGATGCTGACAGCTTAACAGGATCCGTGGCTAAACTTGGGCAGTCAGTGGTAGTAACCAGAAATTTCCTGAATAAAGACATGAAGAATTTAGAGGAAAATAGTGGATTCCATGAAACATTAAAAAGTTTTGTGCAGAATGCTGAGGTTGATATCATGTCCCTtctggaagaagaaaaaagaattgtgGCTCTGGTGAAGAGCACTGGTGATTATTTCTATGGGAATGCCGGGAAAGATGAGGGTTTACGATTATTCATCGTTGTACGAGACTTCTTAATAATATTAGATAAGGTATGCAAAGAGGTGGGAGAGGCACAAAAGAGGTCAGCAAAAACACGGAAAAAAGAGGCGTCAACTTCATCAACTGCATCATCTCCCTCTCATAAGCACCAGCAACCCTCGCCTGATATTCGACAGCGGCTATTTCCAGCAATTGCAGAGCGACGAATGGGAGATTCTAGTTCCAGTTCAGATGACGAGGGTTAA
- the LOC7454403 gene encoding 21.7 kDa class VI heat shock protein, translated as MASWKQLEVHTEDQTPHKWSVSLSEDMFKRFFSLGSPEVHKIFGDGSLFSPLLFGKYFDPSDAFPLWEFESDVLLSNLRSSGKTNIDWFQTDDAYVLKADLSAGVENNTVQFFVENGKIMEISGQWKPKRDQSKTKDWRSGNWWEHGYVRRLELPGDADWKDTEAYVSNDMFLEVRIPKSSLDSDTPPAPGKGILAKISDHL; from the exons ATGGCAAGTTGGAAACAGCTAGAAGTTCACACAGAAGATCAAACTCCACACAAATGGAGTGTTTCATTAAGTGAGGACATGTTCAAGAGATTTTTTTCCCTGGGAAGTCCAGAAGTGCATAAGATTTTTGGTGACGGATCACTGTTCAGTCCATTattgtttggaaaatatttCGATCCTTCAGATGCCTTTCCACTTTGGGAGTTTGAGTCAGATGTCTTGTTATCTAATCTTCGGAGCTCTGGCAAGACTAATATTGATTGGTTTCAGACAGATGATGCCTATGTACTAAAAGCTGATTTATCAG CGGGAGTGGAGAATAATACCGTGCAATTCTTTGTCGAAAATGGGAAAATCATGGAAATTAGTGGTCAGTGGAAACCGAAAAGAGATCAGTCGAAAACGAAAGACTGGAGAAGTGGCAACTGGTGGGAACATGGTTATGTTAGAAGGCTTGAGCTTCCAGGAGATGCTGATTGGAAAGATACCGAGGCGTATGTGAGTAATGACATGTTTCTAGAAGTAAGAATTCCCAAGAGCTCTCTGGATTCTGATACTCCTCCAGCTCCAGGAAAAGGCATCCTGGCCAAAATTTCTGATCATCTGTAA